The Bacteroidota bacterium genome segment TTCGGCATCGGGCAATTGCTCTACGTTGCCAAGCTGCCCGAGGTGGTTGCCCGTGAGTACTTTGCTCAGCCGGATATGCTCCGGCAACTGATCCACACCAATGCCCAGCGTGGTAAGCGGCTTGGCCACACCAAACAGCGCATCGCCCGAAGCACGCACGTACCAGTCGCCGCCAAGGCGGCCCACCAGATCAATTTTGTGCTGGTCAATCATGCCGGTTTCGGCATTCAGCACCTCATCGGCAATGTGGATCAGCACAATATCGCAGATCACCAGGTTGCCGGCACCGCCGTTTTGCCCCAGTTCCACAATTTCGCGCACGCGGCACTCCAGCTGCACCGGCGATTCCTTCACACGCGGCACCTTCACTTTCACGCCCGGCACTTCGGTAAGTCCGGCCTTCACAAATTCATTCACCCCCTTCGCATACTCGGTGCTTGAAAGTGAAGCCTGCTGCACCAGCGGATAATTCACCACATTAATCACACACTCGCCGGTAGCTTTGGCATTGTCGTAGGTGTTTTTGGTAGCACCCGTGCGCCCGCTGCGTGCCGGCGAAAAAATAGCCACCGGCGGATTGGCACTGAACACATTGAAAAAACTGAACGGACTCAGATTGGCATTGCCCTGCTCGTCAACCGTGCTTACAAAAGCAATCGGTCGCGGGGCAATGGCATGAAGCAGATACTGGTGGAGCTGGGGAACTTTAAGTTCGGTCGGATCGAAGGTTGGCATGGGGCAAAGGTAAGGTTGAATCTTCAGACAGATTAATTATCTGCCCCGATTTTTCTGTCCAGTAAGCATACAACTCATCAAGAAATTCTATACCACCTTTATCAATACCGTTGAAGG includes the following:
- a CDS encoding flavin reductase family protein, with protein sequence MPTFDPTELKVPQLHQYLLHAIAPRPIAFVSTVDEQGNANLSPFSFFNVFSANPPVAIFSPARSGRTGATKNTYDNAKATGECVINVVNYPLVQQASLSSTEYAKGVNEFVKAGLTEVPGVKVKVPRVKESPVQLECRVREIVELGQNGGAGNLVICDIVLIHIADEVLNAETGMIDQHKIDLVGRLGGDWYVRASGDALFGVAKPLTTLGIGVDQLPEHIRLSKVLTGNHLGQLGNVEQLPDAETVRRYCESGAINEAFELYGRNLQQLDAHLHHIAARLLDEGRVAEAWNVLLSDQH